A DNA window from Ranitomeya imitator isolate aRanImi1 chromosome 2, aRanImi1.pri, whole genome shotgun sequence contains the following coding sequences:
- the LOC138667724 gene encoding protein SON-like — translation MEARMMDIRVKVVMEVKVKAQTVMEDMIVVQQVMEDTMEVQKITEVMVIAQKVMEDRMMAQKVTEDMMVPQKVKENITMDQKAMQVMMMAQKVMEAMVMAQKLMEVMVMAQKLMEAMVMAPKLMEAMVMAHKLMEAMVKRHKLMEAMVMAPKVMEVKIMIQRVMEVMIVAQGLMEANKVMTMANDIFKTTMQMHQSS, via the coding sequence ATGGAGGCCAGGATGATGGACATAAGAGTCAAAGTAGTCATGGAGGTCAAGGTAAAGGCTCAGACAGTCATGGAGGACATGATAGTGGTTCAGCAAGTCATGGAGGACACGATGGAAGTTCAAAAAATCACGGAGGTCATGGTGATAGCTCAAAAAGTCATGGAGGACAGGATGATGGCTCAAAAGGTCACGGAGGACATGATGGTGCCTCAAAAAGTCAAGGAGAACATCACGATGGATCAAAAAGCCATGCAAGTCATGATGATGGCTCAAAAGGTCATGGAGGCCATGGTGATGGCTCAAAAACTCATGGAGGTTATGGTGATGGCTCAAAAGCTCATGGAGGCCATGGTGATGGCTCCCAAGCTCATGGAGGCCATGGTGATGGCTCACAAGCTCATGGAGGCCATGGTGAAGCGTCACAAGCTCATGGAGGCCATGGTGATGGCTCCAAAGGTCATGGAGGTCAAGATAATGATTCAAAGGGTCATGGAGGTCATGATAGTGGCTCAAGGGCTCATGGAGGCCAACAAGGTCATGACCATGGCAAATGATATATTTAAAACAACAATGCAAATGCATCAAAGCAGTTGA